In one Roseburia intestinalis L1-82 genomic region, the following are encoded:
- the secG gene encoding preprotein translocase subunit SecG, with translation MAVVKTILTVVFIIISVALTVIILMQESKSAGLGAIAGAADTYWGKNKGRSMEGMLVKLTRIFVILFIVIAAVLNMSIF, from the coding sequence GTGGCAGTTGTAAAAACAATTTTGACTGTAGTTTTTATTATAATCAGTGTGGCATTGACAGTTATCATCTTAATGCAGGAAAGTAAATCCGCAGGACTTGGAGCAATCGCAGGTGCAGCAGACACATATTGGGGCAAGAACAAAGGACGTTCCATGGAAGGTATGTTAGTAAAACTGACCAGAATTTTTGTTATCTTGTTTATCGTGATTGCAGCGGTATTAAATATGAGTATTTTTTAA
- the rnr gene encoding ribonuclease R encodes MEKTILEERKKTIYQFICDEFYVPMKAKEMAVVLSVPKSQRSELQEVLDALVMDGRIEVTSKGKYIKSEGKYLIGTFTAHARGFGFVSIEGEEEDIFIPESQVHGAFHMDTVQVAVTSENSGKRREGTITKIISRGTTRIVCTYEKSKTFGFAVPDNPKFGSDIFIPQERSKGAVSGHKVVVEITDYGKEGRKPEGKVVEIIGHINDPGTDIMSIVKAYDLPVEFSEKIMHQVENVSNEVSTADMAGRMDFRDWQTVTIDGEDAKDLDDAITLTKEGDNYKLGVHIADVSNYVQEHSALDVEALSRGTSVYLVDRVIPMLPHKLSNGICSLNAGENRLTLSCVMTIDTKGNVIDHTIAESVIKVDRRMSYTSVKKILEDHDENEIREYEELVPMFELMQELAAILRKKRMKRGSIDFDFPETKIVLDDKGKPVEIKPYERNVATKIIEDFMLIANETVAQDYFWQELPFVYRTHDNPDTEKIKKLSTFINNFGYSIHIGQDEVHPKELQKLLQKIDGTPEEALISRLTLRSMKQAKYTTMSTGHFGLATPYYCHFTSPIRRYPDLQIHRIIKDNLRGRMNAKKIEHYDKILPEVAKHSSEMERRADEAERETDKLKKVEYMSERIGEVFEGVISGVTEWGFYVELPNTVEGLVHVTTLVDDYFHYNESTYELVGEVTNIRYKLGQRVHVMVTGTDKILRTIDFRVVRENEEE; translated from the coding sequence ATGGAGAAAACAATTTTAGAAGAACGGAAAAAGACAATTTACCAGTTTATCTGCGATGAGTTTTATGTACCGATGAAAGCAAAGGAGATGGCAGTCGTTTTATCAGTACCGAAATCCCAGCGCAGTGAACTGCAGGAAGTACTTGATGCGCTTGTGATGGATGGAAGGATCGAGGTGACTTCCAAGGGAAAATATATCAAATCAGAAGGAAAATACTTAATCGGTACATTTACGGCGCATGCAAGAGGTTTTGGATTTGTCAGCATCGAGGGGGAAGAGGAAGATATCTTCATCCCGGAATCACAGGTGCATGGTGCGTTTCATATGGATACGGTTCAGGTGGCGGTTACTTCTGAGAATAGTGGAAAACGCAGGGAAGGCACGATTACAAAAATTATATCCCGCGGTACCACACGAATCGTATGTACTTATGAAAAAAGTAAGACGTTTGGATTTGCCGTGCCGGACAATCCTAAATTCGGTTCAGATATTTTTATTCCGCAGGAGCGTTCGAAAGGAGCTGTCAGCGGACATAAGGTCGTGGTCGAGATCACGGACTACGGCAAAGAGGGAAGAAAACCGGAAGGGAAAGTGGTTGAGATCATTGGTCATATCAATGATCCGGGGACAGACATTATGTCTATCGTAAAGGCTTACGACCTGCCGGTAGAATTTTCAGAAAAGATCATGCATCAGGTGGAAAATGTCTCGAACGAAGTCAGCACCGCAGATATGGCAGGACGCATGGATTTCAGGGACTGGCAGACGGTCACGATCGACGGGGAGGATGCGAAGGATCTTGACGATGCGATCACACTGACAAAAGAGGGAGATAACTATAAGCTTGGCGTGCACATTGCGGATGTTTCAAACTATGTGCAGGAGCACAGCGCACTGGATGTGGAGGCATTATCCCGCGGTACATCTGTTTATTTAGTCGACCGCGTGATCCCGATGCTGCCGCATAAATTGTCAAATGGGATCTGTTCTTTAAATGCAGGCGAAAACCGTCTGACCTTAAGCTGTGTGATGACGATCGATACAAAAGGAAATGTGATCGATCACACGATTGCAGAGTCCGTGATCAAAGTAGACCGCCGCATGAGTTATACCAGTGTAAAAAAGATTCTGGAAGATCATGATGAAAATGAAATCAGAGAGTATGAAGAACTGGTTCCGATGTTTGAACTGATGCAGGAACTGGCTGCGATTCTGCGCAAAAAACGTATGAAGCGCGGCTCGATCGATTTTGATTTTCCGGAGACGAAGATTGTGCTTGATGACAAGGGAAAACCGGTCGAGATTAAGCCTTACGAGCGGAATGTTGCAACGAAGATCATCGAAGATTTCATGCTGATCGCCAATGAAACGGTAGCGCAGGATTATTTCTGGCAGGAACTGCCGTTTGTATACCGTACACATGACAACCCGGATACTGAAAAAATCAAGAAGTTATCGACATTTATCAATAATTTTGGTTATTCTATCCATATCGGACAGGACGAAGTGCATCCGAAAGAACTGCAGAAGCTGCTGCAAAAGATCGATGGAACGCCGGAGGAGGCACTGATCAGCCGGCTGACACTGCGTTCCATGAAGCAGGCAAAGTATACGACCATGAGCACCGGTCATTTTGGACTGGCAACACCTTATTACTGTCATTTTACATCACCGATCCGCAGATACCCGGATCTGCAGATCCATCGTATTATCAAGGACAATCTGCGCGGACGGATGAATGCAAAGAAAATAGAGCATTATGACAAGATCCTGCCGGAAGTTGCGAAACATTCGAGCGAGATGGAGCGCCGCGCGGATGAGGCTGAGCGTGAGACCGACAAGCTGAAAAAGGTGGAATATATGTCAGAGCGTATCGGTGAGGTGTTTGAGGGTGTGATCTCCGGCGTGACCGAATGGGGATTTTATGTGGAACTTCCGAATACGGTGGAGGGACTCGTACATGTGACGACACTTGTAGATGATTATTTCCATTATAATGAAAGTACTTATGAGTTGGTTGGCGAGGTGACGAACATCCGCTATAAACTAGGACAGCGCGTACATGTCATGGTGACAGGAACTGACAAGATACTGCGTACAATCGACTTTCGTGTGGTGCGGGAGAATGAGGAAGAATAA
- the smpB gene encoding SsrA-binding protein SmpB — translation MAKTEKKLIANNKKAYHDFFLEERYEAGIELHGTEVKSMRMGKCSIKEAFIRIENGEVIIYGMHVSPYEKGNIFNRDPLRPKKLLMHKSEIRKLVGKIAEKGYTLVPVEVYFKGSLVKVDIALAKGKKQYDKRQDIAKKDMRREAERDFKVKNLY, via the coding sequence ATGGCAAAGACAGAAAAAAAACTGATTGCGAACAACAAAAAAGCCTACCATGACTTTTTCTTAGAGGAGCGTTATGAAGCTGGCATTGAGCTGCATGGCACGGAAGTAAAATCCATGCGCATGGGAAAATGCAGTATCAAGGAAGCGTTTATCCGTATCGAGAACGGAGAAGTCATTATTTATGGCATGCACGTCAGTCCCTATGAAAAGGGAAATATATTCAACCGCGATCCGCTGCGTCCGAAGAAGCTTCTGATGCATAAGTCAGAGATCCGCAAGCTGGTCGGAAAAATCGCAGAAAAGGGTTATACTTTAGTGCCAGTTGAGGTATACTTTAAAGGAAGTCTTGTGAAAGTTGATATTGCGCTTGCAAAAGGTAAGAAGCAGTATGATAAGCGTCAGGATATTGCAAAGAAGGATATGCGGCGTGAGGCGGAGCGGGATTTCAAAGTAAAGAATCTGTACTAA
- a CDS encoding Uma2 family endonuclease — translation MPFSKENTYTTDYIYSLPEGQRAELIDGVIYDMAPPNRLHQELVMNLSAEIREYISKNNGFCKVYPAPFAVFLNKDDKTYVEPDISIICDKSKLDDRGYNGAPDWIIEIVSSGTKRIDYGVKLFKYHSAGVREYWIVNPLTRTVNVYDLEKEELTDLYSFDDDIQVCIYDDLTINITELLKQ, via the coding sequence ATGCCATTTTCAAAAGAAAACACCTACACAACCGATTACATCTATTCTCTCCCGGAAGGACAGCGTGCAGAACTGATCGATGGTGTTATTTATGATATGGCACCACCAAACAGATTGCATCAGGAACTTGTTATGAATTTATCCGCAGAAATCCGTGAGTATATCAGTAAAAACAATGGATTTTGTAAGGTCTATCCTGCCCCATTCGCCGTTTTTCTGAATAAGGATGATAAAACATACGTTGAACCTGATATCAGCATTATTTGTGACAAGTCTAAGCTGGATGATCGTGGATATAATGGTGCACCGGACTGGATCATCGAGATTGTGTCTTCAGGTACGAAACGAATTGATTACGGTGTGAAGTTATTCAAATACCACTCTGCCGGTGTACGTGAATACTGGATCGTAAATCCACTGACCAGGACAGTAAATGTTTATGATTTAGAAAAAGAAGAACTGACAGATCTGTACAGTTTTGATGACGATATACAGGTATGTATTTACGATGATCTGACGATCAACATTACAGAGCTGTTAAAGCAATAG
- a CDS encoding LacI family DNA-binding transcriptional regulator, with product MATMKEIAELSGVSRGTVDRVLNHRGIVNAETERKVLEIAKLLDYQPNKAGIALAAQKKKLKIGVLLFGAENPFFDEVMDGLRQKLEELSIYGCTVIERRISFDLQSQLQTIDELLKEEIHGLILSPYNDPAIQEKIDLLWENGIPCITINTDMPDSKRIAYVGSDYHKCGQTAAGLLHLFSGDYASVGIVTGSHNVLCHEERISGFTSHLHTKHPNIRIVDVVENGDDDYKSYEVVSDLLDRHPDLSALYFTAAGVYGGCRAVLNASLQRPLKIITFDAVLSTCEMIRNGVISATICQQPDEQGARSLSLLVDYLLTGKLPENRCIYMDLSIKIAENL from the coding sequence ATGGCTACCATGAAGGAAATTGCAGAGCTTTCCGGTGTTTCACGCGGCACTGTGGACCGTGTGTTAAATCACCGCGGCATTGTCAACGCCGAGACAGAACGGAAAGTTTTAGAAATTGCAAAGCTTTTAGACTATCAGCCAAACAAGGCTGGTATTGCGCTTGCAGCGCAAAAGAAAAAATTAAAAATCGGTGTCCTGCTTTTCGGCGCAGAAAATCCGTTTTTTGATGAGGTCATGGACGGTCTTCGCCAAAAACTTGAAGAACTGTCCATTTACGGATGTACCGTGATTGAACGCCGTATTTCTTTTGATTTACAAAGTCAGCTTCAGACGATCGATGAACTACTAAAAGAAGAGATCCATGGACTGATCCTCTCTCCCTACAATGATCCTGCCATACAGGAAAAGATAGATTTGCTCTGGGAAAACGGCATCCCCTGCATTACGATCAACACCGACATGCCTGATTCAAAACGGATTGCCTATGTCGGCAGCGACTACCACAAATGCGGGCAGACCGCCGCAGGGTTATTACATCTGTTTTCCGGAGATTATGCAAGTGTCGGTATCGTGACCGGCTCTCACAATGTTCTCTGCCACGAAGAACGTATCAGCGGTTTTACCTCCCATCTTCATACAAAGCATCCAAATATCCGCATTGTGGATGTCGTGGAAAATGGCGATGATGATTATAAGAGTTACGAAGTAGTTTCTGACCTCTTAGACCGCCACCCGGATCTGTCTGCACTTTATTTTACAGCAGCCGGCGTCTATGGTGGATGCCGTGCAGTTTTAAACGCATCCCTGCAGCGTCCTCTTAAGATCATTACATTTGATGCTGTTCTATCGACCTGTGAAATGATACGAAACGGCGTAATCTCTGCCACAATCTGCCAACAGCCGGATGAGCAGGGTGCACGCTCCCTCTCCCTTTTGGTAGATTATCTGCTGACCGGAAAACTGCCGGAAAACCGCTGCATTTACATGGATCTAAGCATTAAAATAGCGGAGAATCTTTAA
- the xylB gene encoding xylulokinase: protein MLYIGIDLGTSSVKLLLMDAAGNVKNIVSREYPLYFPNPGWSEQKPEDWYKETMQGLKELLEGFPKEEVAGISFGGQMHGLVILDDKDEVIRPAILWNDGRTTEECDYLNNEIGKETLSEYTANISFTGFTAPKILWVKNKEPENFARIKKIMLPKDYLAYKLTGEHCTDVSDASGMLLLDVKNRCWSKEMCEICGITTDMLPKLYESYECVGTVLPEIAKELGLSENVKVAAGAGDNAAAAVATGTVGDGKCNISLGTSGTIFISSAKFGVDKHNALHAFCDANGAYHLMGCMLSAASCNKWWMDEIIGTKDYKKEQEAITKLGENHVYYLPYLMGERSPYNNPNARATFIGMTMDTTRADMTQAVLEGVAFALRDSFEVAKTLGIPIERTKICGGGAKSPLWKKIIANVLNIKVDVLETEEGPSLGGAMLAAVACGEYKNVESAAAAIVKVVDTVEPDPELAAKYEARYQQFKNIYPACKDLFDKII from the coding sequence ATGTTGTACATAGGAATTGATCTTGGAACATCTTCCGTGAAGCTGCTTTTAATGGATGCAGCCGGAAATGTAAAAAATATTGTATCAAGAGAGTATCCTCTTTATTTCCCGAATCCGGGCTGGTCGGAACAGAAACCGGAAGACTGGTACAAAGAGACGATGCAGGGGTTAAAAGAACTTTTGGAAGGTTTTCCGAAAGAAGAAGTTGCCGGAATCAGTTTTGGCGGTCAGATGCATGGACTGGTAATTCTTGATGACAAGGATGAGGTGATAAGACCGGCGATACTGTGGAATGATGGCAGGACAACAGAGGAGTGCGATTACTTAAATAATGAGATCGGCAAAGAAACATTGTCAGAATATACGGCAAATATTTCATTTACCGGTTTTACCGCACCAAAGATTCTCTGGGTAAAAAACAAAGAGCCGGAGAATTTTGCAAGGATCAAAAAGATCATGCTGCCAAAAGATTATCTTGCATATAAGCTGACCGGAGAGCACTGTACGGATGTTTCGGATGCGTCCGGTATGCTGCTTTTGGATGTGAAGAACCGATGCTGGTCGAAAGAAATGTGTGAAATCTGCGGCATTACGACCGACATGCTGCCGAAGTTATATGAGAGCTATGAATGTGTCGGTACGGTCTTACCGGAGATTGCAAAAGAACTGGGCTTATCTGAGAATGTGAAGGTGGCAGCCGGTGCGGGAGATAATGCAGCAGCTGCAGTTGCAACCGGAACTGTCGGAGATGGAAAATGCAACATTTCACTTGGAACAAGTGGAACGATCTTTATTTCTTCTGCAAAATTTGGTGTGGATAAGCACAATGCACTACATGCATTCTGTGATGCAAATGGAGCTTATCATCTGATGGGATGTATGTTATCCGCAGCGTCCTGTAACAAATGGTGGATGGATGAGATCATCGGAACCAAAGATTACAAAAAAGAGCAGGAAGCGATCACAAAACTTGGCGAAAACCATGTATACTATCTGCCGTATCTGATGGGGGAGCGTTCCCCGTACAATAACCCGAATGCGAGGGCCACTTTTATTGGCATGACGATGGATACGACAAGAGCGGATATGACCCAGGCAGTGTTAGAAGGTGTTGCATTTGCACTGCGTGATTCCTTTGAAGTTGCAAAAACACTTGGTATTCCAATCGAGCGCACTAAGATCTGCGGAGGTGGGGCAAAGAGTCCTCTCTGGAAAAAGATCATTGCAAATGTATTAAATATCAAAGTAGATGTGCTTGAGACGGAAGAGGGACCATCTTTAGGAGGCGCAATGCTTGCAGCCGTTGCATGTGGTGAGTACAAAAATGTGGAATCTGCAGCAGCCGCAATCGTAAAAGTGGTCGATACGGTGGAGCCGGATCCTGAACTTGCTGCAAAATATGAGGCACGCTACCAGCAGTTTAAAAATATTTATCCGGCATGCAAAGATCTGTTTGACAAGATCATCTGA